One genomic window of Paenibacillus xylanilyticus includes the following:
- a CDS encoding nitroreductase family protein, which yields MSSIENNETLRVINERHSVKKYEAGFVMPEEDLTAILTAASEAPSAWNLQHWKFLVIESEADKAKLLPIAYGQSQITESSVTIAVLGDLEANRNAVIYDQAVEAGYLKPEIRDALVGQINGAYQSQQTARDEAIRNASLASQNIMLAARSLGYDTCPMGGYNPQQLIETFNIPPRYIPIMLITVGKAAQPARPAGRLPLSDVVVRGSF from the coding sequence ATGTCCAGCATTGAAAACAATGAAACACTGCGCGTCATTAACGAACGTCATTCAGTCAAGAAATATGAAGCCGGCTTTGTTATGCCAGAGGAGGATCTCACTGCGATCCTGACTGCAGCTTCTGAAGCTCCGTCTGCATGGAACCTGCAGCACTGGAAATTCCTTGTGATTGAATCCGAAGCGGATAAGGCTAAATTGCTGCCGATCGCTTATGGTCAAAGTCAAATCACAGAAAGCTCCGTTACAATCGCTGTACTCGGAGACCTCGAAGCCAATCGCAATGCGGTTATCTATGATCAGGCTGTTGAAGCTGGCTACTTGAAACCTGAAATTCGCGACGCGTTGGTTGGTCAAATCAATGGTGCTTATCAAAGCCAGCAAACGGCTCGCGACGAAGCGATCCGCAATGCTTCTTTGGCTTCGCAAAACATTATGCTGGCTGCGCGTTCCCTTGGCTATGATACATGCCCAATGGGTGGTTACAACCCGCAGCAACTGATTGAAACATTTAACATTCCTCCTCGTTACATTCCTATCATGTTGATCACAGTAGGTAAAGCGGCACAACCGGCTCGCCCGGCAGGTCGTTTACCATTGTCTGATGTCGTCGTTAGAGGTTCGTTCTAA
- the map gene encoding type I methionyl aminopeptidase, with amino-acid sequence MITLKTKEQIQNMKKAGEILAACHKEIAKMIRPGITTQEIDQFAEAFMKKNGATPEQKGYNGYQYATCASVNDVICHGFPGKYVLQDGDIVTIDMVVNLNGWLADSAWSYAVGQVTPEAQHLLDVTKTSLYKGIELAVVGNRIGDISHAIQTYAEGEGLSVVREFIGHGIGEKMHEEPQVPHYGPPHRGPRLKEGMVITIEPMLNIGTYRSKLDADGWTARTQDGSLSAQYEHTIAITADGPVILTAQE; translated from the coding sequence ATGATTACGTTAAAAACCAAAGAGCAGATACAGAATATGAAAAAAGCAGGCGAGATTCTTGCCGCGTGCCATAAAGAGATTGCGAAAATGATCCGTCCAGGGATCACTACCCAGGAGATTGACCAGTTCGCAGAAGCTTTTATGAAGAAAAATGGCGCAACACCGGAGCAAAAAGGGTACAACGGGTACCAATATGCGACATGTGCGTCTGTAAATGACGTGATTTGTCATGGCTTTCCGGGAAAATACGTACTGCAAGACGGGGATATCGTTACGATTGATATGGTCGTGAATCTGAATGGCTGGCTGGCCGATTCCGCGTGGTCTTATGCAGTGGGTCAAGTGACACCGGAAGCCCAGCATCTGCTGGATGTCACCAAAACGTCCCTCTACAAAGGCATTGAGCTTGCCGTAGTTGGCAACCGGATCGGTGATATTTCCCATGCTATTCAGACGTATGCTGAAGGGGAGGGCTTGTCTGTCGTACGTGAGTTTATCGGTCATGGCATTGGCGAGAAAATGCATGAAGAACCACAGGTGCCCCACTATGGTCCACCGCATCGTGGTCCCCGCCTCAAAGAAGGCATGGTCATTACCATTGAGCCGATGCTGAACATTGGGACGTACCGGAGCAAGCTGGATGCGGATGGCTGGACAGCCCGTACGCAGGACGGAAGCCTGTCTGCTCAATACGAGCACACCATTGCCATCACAGCAGATGGTCCTGTAATTTTGACAGCGCAGGAATAG
- a CDS encoding Rrf2 family transcriptional regulator: MNSEFTIAVHCLVFLSMKDECMANSEDLSHSVGTHPARVRKVLSVLRKNGYLTTKEGAHGGYLLSRPSEEIKLGELYRLVAGGSLGPNWCSGESGSNCIVSSNMQDVMGSIYDGGEEALTSYFDSISIEDVKHRIGNGEACSSSKNELSSNG; this comes from the coding sequence ATGAACAGTGAATTTACCATTGCCGTCCATTGTCTGGTTTTTCTGTCCATGAAGGATGAGTGCATGGCGAACAGTGAAGACCTGTCCCATAGCGTCGGTACGCACCCAGCGAGAGTACGCAAGGTTCTTAGTGTGCTGCGGAAGAATGGTTATCTGACCACCAAGGAAGGTGCACACGGCGGATACCTGCTCAGTCGTCCGAGTGAAGAGATCAAGCTTGGAGAGTTGTACCGTCTGGTTGCCGGCGGCTCACTTGGGCCCAATTGGTGTTCCGGAGAGTCCGGTTCCAATTGCATCGTCTCCTCTAACATGCAGGATGTCATGGGAAGCATCTATGATGGCGGTGAGGAAGCGCTAACTTCCTATTTCGACAGTATATCGATTGAGGATGTGAAGCATCGTATCGGAAATGGGGAAGCATGCTCTTCGTCCAAGAATGAATTGTCGTCGAACGGTTAA
- a CDS encoding CcdC family protein, translating to MAQISPSYLQIGATLGMLIMALLAIFIRLKASHRPVTIRKILIPPLGMSTGFFMFVVPETHFPLWWALIAFLVGWFIFSYPLIRSTRFEKVNEEIFATRSRSFAFILLGLLAVRLILHEVIQQYVTIPQTGGLFFLLAFGMIVRWRVYMYKHYKEVVAASA from the coding sequence GTGGCTCAAATCAGTCCGTCTTACCTTCAGATCGGTGCAACCCTGGGTATGCTTATCATGGCATTGCTTGCCATTTTCATCCGTTTGAAAGCCAGTCACAGACCGGTGACCATACGCAAAATTCTGATTCCCCCACTGGGCATGAGTACCGGATTTTTCATGTTTGTTGTACCAGAGACGCATTTTCCGTTATGGTGGGCCTTAATTGCATTTTTGGTTGGCTGGTTCATCTTCTCGTATCCTCTCATTCGCAGTACCCGGTTTGAAAAGGTAAACGAAGAGATATTCGCGACCCGTTCCCGCAGCTTTGCCTTCATTCTGCTTGGGTTGCTGGCGGTACGTCTGATCCTGCATGAAGTCATTCAGCAGTACGTCACCATTCCGCAAACCGGTGGATTGTTCTTCCTTCTGGCCTTCGGCATGATCGTGCGCTGGCGGGTATATATGTATAAACACTACAAAGAAGTCGTTGCTGCATCGGCTTGA
- a CDS encoding AraC family transcriptional regulator: MQKLVVLPDPLLEEAARYPVTSGLYVTDIGYFHEAEHHYRDRPQGCDSHILMYCVQGTGWYELDGSKPQVVHAGDLVILPAYMAHVYGANAAEPWSIYWIHLRGEHASTYIELLLAHKISAIVPSKAPKWLELFHECYDALETGYSLQAMTYASQITGYMLGMLAYGQGTGVSMISSKRAAEQSVQYMLEHLERGLTLKELAAQAQLSAPHYSQLFKQATGHSPIDYFLRLKIQHSCRYLDFTDWTVKQISSELGFKDPYYFSRLFSKMMGRSPTEYRNKSKG; the protein is encoded by the coding sequence ATGCAAAAACTCGTTGTACTGCCTGATCCTCTGCTCGAAGAAGCAGCAAGATACCCAGTAACTTCAGGGCTGTACGTTACGGATATCGGATATTTCCATGAAGCGGAGCATCATTACCGGGATCGGCCTCAAGGATGTGACTCCCATATTCTCATGTATTGCGTACAAGGAACAGGATGGTACGAATTAGATGGCAGCAAGCCACAAGTTGTACATGCAGGTGACCTGGTCATCTTGCCTGCATATATGGCCCACGTTTACGGGGCTAATGCGGCCGAACCCTGGAGCATCTACTGGATTCATCTGCGCGGCGAACACGCTTCTACCTATATTGAACTGCTCCTGGCCCATAAAATCTCTGCCATCGTTCCTTCCAAAGCCCCCAAATGGCTGGAACTGTTCCATGAATGCTATGATGCACTGGAAACCGGGTACTCCCTGCAAGCCATGACATACGCTTCGCAGATTACGGGCTACATGCTCGGCATGCTGGCCTATGGTCAGGGAACAGGGGTCAGCATGATCAGCAGCAAACGGGCGGCTGAACAATCGGTCCAGTACATGCTGGAACACCTGGAGCGCGGATTGACTTTAAAGGAGCTCGCCGCACAGGCCCAGTTATCGGCACCCCATTATTCACAACTATTCAAGCAGGCAACTGGACATTCACCCATAGACTATTTCCTGCGACTCAAAATCCAGCATTCCTGCCGTTATCTTGATTTTACGGACTGGACCGTCAAACAGATCAGCTCTGAGCTGGGGTTCAAGGACCCTTATTATTTCTCACGACTATTCAGCAAAATGATGGGACGTTCACCTACGGAGTATCGCAACAAATCCAAGGGCTAG
- a CDS encoding TetR-like C-terminal domain-containing protein has protein sequence MSVLQLSQALATAAAERTGDEAIQAIAAAYNGFVRQHPGLYEASFHAPDIHEPELAAANTATLEILLHALQPYTLTEAEALHAVRGLRSLCHGFASIEAQGGFNMDFDSNESLHLTVQAFLNGLQHLHQD, from the coding sequence ATGTCTGTACTGCAGCTCAGCCAGGCACTTGCCACGGCTGCCGCTGAACGCACGGGCGACGAGGCCATACAGGCCATCGCCGCAGCTTATAATGGCTTCGTCCGCCAGCATCCAGGGCTGTACGAAGCCTCGTTCCACGCTCCGGATATCCATGAACCGGAGCTTGCCGCAGCCAATACAGCTACGCTGGAGATTCTGCTGCATGCATTGCAGCCCTACACGCTCACCGAAGCCGAAGCGCTGCATGCGGTGCGCGGATTAAGGAGCCTGTGCCATGGCTTCGCATCCATTGAAGCCCAAGGCGGATTCAACATGGATTTTGATTCTAATGAGAGTCTGCACCTGACCGTCCAGGCCTTCCTTAACGGGCTGCAGCATTTGCATCAGGACTGA
- a CDS encoding NADP-dependent oxidoreductase, which translates to MKLSRNEQIVLASRPEGAPSRDNFKFIHTPLPEPEAGQVLVRTLYLSVDPYMRGRMKDTKSYAPPYALNEVIKGGAIGQVVDSSEPNLRKGDFVSGMWGWQRYAAVNTGDLSLIDTEEAPLTAYLGALGLTGLTAYFGMEDIGKPKDGETVVVSGAAGAVGMIAGQIGKIVGARVVGIAGSDEKCAYLKEKLGFDVVLNYKRESDMSAAIERVCPDGVDVYFDNVGGDISDAVLRHINRNARIPLCGQISSYNLEKPDIGMRPQTLLLTNTALMKGFLLGDYAKSFKEGRAKLAKWMREGLIQYEENIVEGFDQTPEAFMGLFSGDNLGKQLVKVADPE; encoded by the coding sequence ATGAAGTTGTCTCGAAATGAACAGATCGTACTAGCATCCCGTCCGGAAGGTGCACCATCCAGGGATAATTTCAAATTCATTCATACTCCGCTCCCTGAACCGGAAGCAGGACAGGTTCTGGTGCGTACATTATATTTGTCGGTTGACCCTTATATGCGTGGCCGTATGAAGGATACGAAGTCTTACGCACCTCCGTACGCGCTGAATGAAGTGATCAAAGGTGGGGCGATTGGACAAGTGGTGGACTCGTCAGAACCCAATCTGCGCAAAGGTGACTTCGTCTCCGGCATGTGGGGCTGGCAGCGGTATGCGGCTGTCAATACGGGAGATCTTTCGCTGATCGATACGGAGGAAGCGCCCCTTACAGCCTATCTTGGTGCCCTTGGCCTGACGGGCCTGACGGCTTATTTTGGCATGGAGGATATCGGTAAACCGAAGGATGGCGAAACGGTGGTGGTATCCGGCGCAGCGGGAGCCGTTGGTATGATTGCCGGTCAGATCGGCAAGATTGTCGGAGCAAGAGTGGTTGGAATCGCAGGTTCTGACGAAAAATGCGCATATCTGAAAGAAAAGCTCGGGTTCGATGTGGTCCTCAACTACAAGCGGGAGAGTGACATGTCCGCAGCGATTGAACGGGTATGTCCGGACGGCGTGGATGTCTATTTCGATAATGTTGGCGGTGACATCTCGGATGCAGTGCTCAGACATATCAATCGAAATGCGCGTATTCCGCTGTGTGGGCAGATTTCGTCCTACAATTTGGAGAAGCCGGACATCGGCATGAGACCACAGACGTTACTTTTGACGAATACCGCGCTGATGAAAGGTTTTCTATTGGGGGACTATGCCAAGTCCTTCAAGGAAGGGCGCGCCAAGTTGGCCAAATGGATGAGGGAAGGCCTCATTCAATATGAGGAGAACATTGTGGAAGGGTTTGATCAGACACCGGAAGCCTTTATGGGACTGTTCTCGGGAGATAACCTGGGTAAACAGCTGGTGAAAGTTGCAGACCCCGAGTAA
- a CDS encoding S-layer homology domain-containing protein — MKKNILATITAGALLTLSLSAGPINAAQAHFTDLQGIAGADKIEALHQDGLIKGVSDGLFKPEQQLNTAQGVQLITDGLDLNLDAIRFIKQPLPSDTFSNVKDGVWYSDAFVRAQYNGIQMPKDIDPAAEMTREQFTLFLMKGIEAKGGLPMINIKPVDITDEQELTPEYQGAVQRSLVLKINTLDADGNFNPKETITRAEAAVMMYNAIEYMESFHAPQIPETPEK; from the coding sequence ATGAAAAAAAATATACTAGCCACTATTACTGCCGGAGCACTGCTCACACTCTCCCTGAGTGCTGGCCCGATTAACGCTGCTCAAGCCCATTTTACTGACCTTCAAGGTATTGCAGGTGCTGACAAAATTGAAGCTCTGCATCAGGATGGATTGATCAAGGGAGTGAGCGACGGCTTGTTCAAACCGGAACAGCAATTAAATACCGCACAAGGAGTGCAGCTGATTACCGATGGTCTCGATCTGAACCTGGATGCGATTCGTTTTATCAAACAACCGCTCCCGAGTGATACCTTCAGCAACGTCAAGGACGGTGTATGGTACAGCGATGCCTTCGTTCGTGCCCAGTATAATGGAATTCAGATGCCCAAGGACATCGATCCGGCTGCAGAAATGACACGCGAACAATTCACTCTGTTCCTGATGAAGGGGATCGAAGCCAAAGGCGGCCTGCCGATGATTAACATCAAACCGGTAGACATTACAGATGAACAGGAGCTTACTCCGGAATATCAGGGTGCGGTTCAGCGCTCGCTGGTTCTTAAAATCAACACGCTTGATGCGGATGGCAACTTCAATCCGAAGGAAACCATCACTCGCGCAGAAGCTGCAGTAATGATGTACAATGCCATCGAATACATGGAAAGCTTCCATGCTCCGCAAATCCCGGAAACACCTGAGAAATAA
- a CDS encoding serine/threonine protein kinase produces MELQRSWQRLVGLWTDRPRREGSLISGRYRIQELLGMGSYGLTYLCIDELNGEEVALKESKPSKGRLSARLLEREADVMSRMDHPAIPKLLHAFIYKGRSCISTEYIRGETLEQCIFEQGHKYTEQECLALALQLLEPVLHVHERGYIHGDVRIPNVILRDERVHLIDFGLARRMGEPLLPELKRRMRELPTPEDEPAAPDQDLQDLGHFLLFMLYSAYEPEKGKAPASWQEELKLTPGLHHMLERLLGLRPGYTEGAPELQAEIKRLLDSY; encoded by the coding sequence GTGGAGCTGCAACGAAGCTGGCAAAGATTGGTGGGTCTGTGGACAGACCGTCCCCGGCGGGAAGGTTCTCTGATCTCGGGACGTTACCGAATCCAGGAGCTGCTTGGTATGGGGAGTTATGGACTCACCTATTTGTGTATCGACGAATTGAATGGCGAGGAAGTGGCGTTAAAGGAATCGAAGCCAAGCAAAGGCAGACTTTCTGCCCGGTTGCTGGAACGGGAAGCGGACGTGATGAGCCGGATGGATCACCCGGCCATCCCGAAGCTGCTCCATGCATTTATATATAAGGGGAGAAGCTGCATTTCCACAGAGTATATCCGGGGAGAGACGCTGGAACAGTGTATATTTGAACAGGGGCATAAATATACAGAGCAGGAATGCTTGGCACTGGCTCTACAACTGCTGGAGCCTGTGCTCCATGTTCACGAACGGGGATATATCCATGGGGATGTGCGCATACCCAACGTTATTTTGCGTGATGAGCGTGTACATTTGATTGACTTCGGTCTGGCGCGGCGTATGGGGGAGCCGTTGCTGCCTGAGCTGAAGCGAAGAATGCGGGAACTGCCCACGCCGGAGGATGAGCCGGCTGCACCTGATCAGGATCTGCAGGATCTGGGACACTTTCTTCTGTTTATGCTGTACTCGGCATATGAGCCGGAGAAGGGCAAGGCACCTGCAAGCTGGCAGGAGGAGCTGAAGCTTACGCCTGGTTTGCACCACATGCTGGAGAGACTGCTGGGGCTTCGCCCGGGATACACAGAAGGTGCGCCTGAATTACAGGCCGAGATCAAACGTTTGCTGGATTCCTATTAA
- a CDS encoding lactonase family protein has protein sequence MERTAANETFFYTGTYASADQPGIVLCALDADTGEMRIVSHTEGVDNPSYLALCPDANCLYAASETDEGEVLVYRRDTATSELHLMDRKLTKGASPCYVSVTKDGKWVLTSNYSSGSVNVFPVGDQGTLEEMSALVEHTGRGKNDDRQEGPHAHSIQPDPSGQYAVVCDLGLDQIIVYRMEEGRLVTHREMNQPPGSGPRHLVFHPSGKWAYVINELNNTVTAFMYDERRGEFNTQQHISTLPEGHSGEGTAADIRVSPCGRFLYASNRGHDSIVLYHIDQESGKLEAVEWTSTIGQTPRNFNLLPGGILLVANQDSNNIVAFQMDGEDGRLTHNGFKLEVSRPVCITPVV, from the coding sequence ATGGAACGAACAGCTGCGAATGAAACCTTTTTCTATACAGGAACTTATGCATCAGCGGATCAACCGGGGATTGTGCTGTGCGCACTCGATGCAGATACAGGTGAGATGAGAATCGTCAGTCATACTGAGGGTGTGGACAATCCATCCTATCTCGCATTATGCCCAGATGCCAACTGTCTGTACGCTGCGAGTGAAACCGATGAGGGAGAGGTGCTTGTATATCGCAGGGATACGGCAACGAGTGAACTGCATCTGATGGATCGCAAACTGACCAAAGGGGCTTCTCCTTGTTATGTGTCGGTCACCAAGGATGGCAAATGGGTTCTGACTTCGAACTACAGCAGCGGGAGTGTGAATGTATTCCCGGTAGGGGATCAAGGGACGCTTGAAGAGATGAGTGCACTGGTTGAACATACGGGGAGAGGGAAAAACGATGATCGTCAGGAAGGACCTCATGCTCATTCCATACAGCCGGATCCGTCCGGACAGTATGCGGTCGTATGTGATCTTGGGCTCGACCAGATTATTGTTTACCGTATGGAAGAAGGAAGGCTGGTCACACACCGCGAAATGAATCAGCCCCCTGGTTCTGGTCCAAGACATTTGGTTTTCCATCCAAGCGGAAAGTGGGCATATGTCATTAATGAGCTGAACAACACGGTTACCGCATTCATGTATGACGAGCGGAGAGGTGAGTTTAATACGCAGCAGCATATCTCCACACTGCCTGAGGGGCATTCGGGAGAAGGAACAGCTGCAGATATTCGTGTATCCCCTTGCGGCCGTTTCCTGTACGCTTCCAACCGCGGCCATGACAGCATCGTGCTGTATCATATTGATCAGGAGTCCGGAAAATTGGAAGCCGTGGAATGGACGTCGACCATCGGTCAGACTCCTCGCAACTTCAATTTGCTGCCAGGCGGCATTCTGCTCGTGGCCAATCAGGATAGCAACAATATTGTTGCATTTCAAATGGATGGGGAAGACGGGCGTCTGACGCACAATGGATTCAAGCTCGAAGTGTCACGTCCGGTATGCATTACCCCTGTGGTATAA
- a CDS encoding MBL fold metallo-hydrolase: MRLTREHNVIQISFLPRLFPVNVYLVEEDDGVTVIDAGMPFSLKGILAAAESLGKPITRIMLTHAHGDHVGALDGLKEAVPSAEVSISSRDARLLAGDAALLPGEPQTPVRGSVPKGIRTRPDRLLEDGDRIGSLIAIASPGHTPGHMAFMDTRSRVLIAGDAYQLHGGLAVSGRVRPLFPFPALATWNRELALASGKHLAELEPSVLAVGHGRMLRQPAAAMRAAAADAEQRLRPAGGHL; the protein is encoded by the coding sequence ATGAGATTAACTCGTGAACATAACGTTATTCAGATTTCCTTTCTCCCTCGTCTTTTCCCTGTGAACGTCTATCTTGTGGAAGAAGATGATGGTGTAACCGTCATTGATGCGGGGATGCCATTTAGTCTGAAGGGGATTCTTGCTGCGGCTGAGTCCCTTGGTAAACCGATCACCCGGATTATGCTGACCCATGCCCATGGCGACCATGTCGGTGCGCTGGATGGTCTCAAGGAGGCCGTCCCTTCAGCAGAGGTCTCTATCTCCAGCCGGGATGCCAGGCTGCTGGCCGGAGATGCCGCCTTGCTTCCGGGAGAACCCCAGACTCCGGTACGCGGCAGTGTGCCGAAAGGTATCCGCACCCGTCCGGACCGGCTGCTGGAAGACGGCGATCGCATTGGTTCCCTGATCGCCATTGCTTCTCCAGGCCATACGCCAGGGCATATGGCCTTCATGGATACGCGCAGCCGTGTGCTCATTGCCGGCGACGCGTATCAGCTGCATGGCGGCCTCGCCGTCTCCGGCCGCGTGCGCCCGCTCTTCCCGTTCCCCGCGCTTGCGACGTGGAACCGGGAACTGGCTCTGGCCAGCGGGAAGCACCTGGCCGAGCTGGAACCGTCCGTGCTGGCGGTAGGCCACGGACGGATGCTGCGCCAGCCAGCGGCCGCCATGCGTGCGGCTGCGGCTGATGCGGAGCAGCGGCTGCGCCCTGCCGGGGGGCACCTGTGA